GCACAACTTCCCGCCCGCGCGCATCTTCATGGGCGATGGCGGCAGCGGCTTCCTCGGCTTCACCCTGGCCACCCTGGCCGTTCTGGGCTCTCACCGGGACGTGGGCAGCGTCCTCCTCACCGTCCTCGTGCCCGGCTTGATTCTGGCCGTGCCCATCTTCGACAGTGCCACGGTCACCGTGCTGCGCCTGCTGCATCGCCGGCCCCTCTTCCAGGGCGGCCGCGACCACCCCGCCCACCGGTTGGTCACCCTGGGTCTGCCCGAGCGAAAGGCCGTCGTGCTGCTGTACGTCCTCAGCGCGGCGGCAGGGGCTGCGGGGCTGGCGGTAACGGGCCTCAACATCCTGACGGGGCTGATCCTGAGCGTACTGCTGGCGCTGGGGTTTGCGGCGCTGGGGCTGGTGCTGGCGGAGGTGCGTGTGTACGAGCGAGGAGCGACCGGAGGCGACGGGGACGGGCGAGGCGCACGCATTCCGTTGGACGGGCACACCGCCCTCCCGGCGCCGTTCCTCCAGAAGAAGTGGATCGCGGTCATGCTGACCGACCTGGTGCTGGTCCCGACGGCCTTCGTCGCCGCTCACCTGTTGCGCTTTGAGGGGACCCTGCCGCCTACGGTGGCAGCGGGGGTGGCGCACGCGCTGCCGCTTGTGGTGGCGGTGAAGCTGGCGGCACTGGCGCTCACGGGGGTCTACCGCGGCGCCTGGCGCTACGCCGGAGCCCTGGACCTCCTGAGGCTGGCCCAGGGCGCGACGCTCGGTTCGGCAGCCGCGGTGGCGGCCCTGTGGGTCTGGACGGGGCTTGGGGGCCTCTCCCGCGCCGCGCTGATCCTGGACTGGCTGCTTACGGTGCTCCTGCTGGGCGCCAGTCGATTCTCCCTGCGCATCATCCGCGAGTACCTGGTCGCACAGACGGTGCGCGGTCGGCCCGTGCTCATCTTCGGGGCGGGGAGCGGGGGAGTGCTGCTGCTCCAGGAGCTGCGGCAGAACCCGTCGCTGGGGTACCGGCCGGTGGGCTTCATCGACGATGACCCGGGCAAGCGCGGCGCCGTGGTGCAGGGGGTGCGCGTGCTGGGGAGCCGGCGGGACCTGGGCGAGCTGGTCCGCCGCTACGGGGTGGAGGAAGTGCTGGTGGCGGTGCCGTCCGCTCCCCCTGAGGTGGTGGAGGAGGTCGTTGGCGCGTGTCGGGAGGCGGGGGCGCGCGCCCGCGTGGCGGGGTTCGTGCTCGTATGAGGGGCGTGTTGGGAGGTCGGGGCCATGAGGCCTTTGATCGGCACCAGTTCTGAGGTCACCGGCGCGCGTCTGGCCGAGGCGCTGGCGGCCCGCATCGACGCCGGGACGGCCACGGTGGGCGTGGTGGGCCTGGGCTACGTCGGCCTGCCTCTGGCGCTGGCCTATGCCAGGCGGGGATTCCCGGTACGGGGGTTGGACGTGGATCCCGCCAAGGTGGAGGCGCTGGCCGCCGGCGGATCGTACCTGCGGGAGGTGCCGGAGGAGGCGGTGCGGGCGGAGGTGGCAGCCGGCCGGCTTGCGGTTGGGACCGACCCGGCCGTGCTTGGGGAGTGCGACGCTATCTTCATCTGCGTGCCCACGCCCTTCACCCAGCAGAAGGAACCAGACGTCCGCCACATCTCAGAGGCCGCGGCCCAGGTGGCGCGCTGCGGCCGTCCGGGGCAATTGGTGGTCCTGCGCAGCACCAGCTACCCGGGGACGACCGATGAGGTGGTGCGGCCGGCGCTGGAGGGGGCGGGCCGGGTGGTTGGCCGCGACGTCTTCCTGGCCTTTGCCCCCGAGCGGATCGACCCGGGCAACGCCCGCTACCCGATCGAGCGGGTGCCGGTCGTGGTGGGCGGGTGCGACCCGACCAGCGCGCGCCTGGCAGCGCGGCTGCT
This genomic interval from Armatimonadota bacterium contains the following:
- a CDS encoding nucleotide sugar dehydrogenase yields the protein MRPLIGTSSEVTGARLAEALAARIDAGTATVGVVGLGYVGLPLALAYARRGFPVRGLDVDPAKVEALAAGGSYLREVPEEAVRAEVAAGRLAVGTDPAVLGECDAIFICVPTPFTQQKEPDVRHISEAAAQVARCGRPGQLVVLRSTSYPGTTDEVVRPALEGAGRVVGRDVFLAFAPERIDPGNARYPIERVPVVVGGCDPTSARLAARLLERLGPQVGVVSTPAAAEMAKLLENVFRNVNIALVNQVAQLCERMGLDVWEIIDAAATKPYGFLPFRPGLVGGHCIPVDPYYLAWKAREYDFHMDFI